From a single Fusobacterium ulcerans ATCC 49185 genomic region:
- a CDS encoding flavodoxin: MKKIGIFYGTTSGNTTGIVDEIEFYLRKDDYQTYNVADGISEIKDYENLILVSPTYGVGELQEDWNNVFEEFKNIDFTGKTVAIVGLGNQFAFGESYVGAMKILYDAVVKNGAKVIGFTSTEGYHYEETEAVVDGKFVGLALDEGNQGTDTPDRIKEWIEKIKPYFN; the protein is encoded by the coding sequence ATGAAAAAAATAGGAATTTTTTATGGAACAACATCTGGAAATACCACTGGTATAGTTGATGAGATAGAATTCTACCTTAGAAAAGATGACTACCAAACATATAATGTAGCTGATGGAATATCTGAAATAAAAGATTATGAAAATCTTATTCTTGTCTCTCCTACTTATGGAGTTGGAGAATTGCAAGAAGATTGGAACAATGTTTTTGAAGAGTTTAAAAATATAGATTTCACAGGTAAAACTGTTGCCATAGTAGGACTTGGAAACCAGTTTGCTTTTGGTGAATCATATGTTGGAGCTATGAAAATACTTTATGATGCTGTTGTAAAAAATGGAGCAAAAGTTATTGGATTTACTTCTACAGAAGGATATCATTATGAAGAAACTGAAGCAGTTGTAGATGGAAAATTTGTAGGTCTTGCTCTTGATGAAGGAAATCAGGGAACAGACACTCCAGATAGAATTAAAGAATGGATAGAAAAAATTAAACCATATTTCAACTAA
- a CDS encoding substrate-binding domain-containing protein, with the protein MKRFFTLLATLLLLSVAAFASAGGKVLGIVMPNATHGFLGESIKHARAAAEEYSKANGFEYKFLTSAEASEQNNQLDTLINEKVDCIVLWPHNGNELRSGAMKVMEAKIPLIIYDRLIDEFKPTAEVMGDNFTIGEETGRYLNKYFAEDLKKGKVNILEFKGDNSTVPQQRSDGFAKTADKNINILQQFSTDWQRAKAQEQMETLLNSLKKDEVESIKAVFTHDDEVMLGVLDAIMSYSGNAKLNIKLVTGVGGRRENIETFDIFKNDLGIDQVTYLFSPTMVRDAVKMGADILDGKTFSGLYLIPTETIDNNNYKDYMKSEHWKIRYESGI; encoded by the coding sequence ATGAAGAGATTTTTTACATTATTAGCAACATTATTGCTTTTAAGTGTAGCTGCATTTGCAAGTGCTGGAGGAAAAGTTCTGGGAATTGTTATGCCTAATGCAACTCATGGATTTTTGGGAGAGAGTATAAAACACGCTAGAGCAGCAGCTGAGGAATATTCTAAGGCTAATGGATTTGAATACAAATTCCTTACTTCTGCTGAAGCATCAGAACAAAATAACCAGTTAGATACCTTGATTAATGAAAAAGTTGATTGTATTGTTTTATGGCCACATAATGGGAATGAATTAAGATCTGGGGCTATGAAAGTTATGGAAGCTAAGATTCCATTAATTATCTACGACCGTTTAATTGATGAATTTAAACCTACTGCTGAAGTTATGGGAGATAACTTTACAATAGGAGAAGAGACTGGAAGATATTTGAACAAATACTTTGCTGAAGATTTGAAAAAAGGAAAAGTTAATATCCTTGAGTTCAAAGGGGATAACTCTACAGTTCCTCAACAACGTTCAGATGGATTTGCTAAAACTGCTGATAAAAATATTAATATTCTTCAACAATTCAGTACTGACTGGCAAAGAGCAAAAGCTCAGGAACAAATGGAAACACTTCTTAATAGCTTGAAAAAAGATGAAGTGGAAAGTATAAAAGCTGTATTTACTCATGATGATGAAGTTATGCTTGGAGTATTAGATGCAATAATGAGTTATAGTGGAAATGCTAAACTTAATATTAAACTTGTAACTGGTGTTGGTGGAAGAAGAGAAAATATAGAAACTTTTGATATATTCAAAAATGATTTAGGAATAGATCAAGTAACTTATCTGTTCTCTCCTACAATGGTAAGAGATGCAGTTAAAATGGGTGCAGATATATTAGATGGAAAAACATTCTCTGGACTATATCTTATTCCTACAGAAACAATAGATAACAATAACTACAAAGACTATATGAAGAGTGAGCATTGGAAAATAAGATATGAAAGTGGAATCTAA
- a CDS encoding ABC transporter permease, whose product MSQLNKNLDMKKIYSNYTFVFSFLVLVVIATAINHSFLSWTNLSTLMLQSSIKGIIALGMTLIIISGQIDLSVGSQCALVAGLGVVVLNRIESPFIMLLFCMAFGALLGTINGLITNKGKMAPFIVTLATMSAYRSIIVQLGQGGPFNIKMKILMSFRKIAAGKFLGVPNLAVIFIIITILMVILVKYTKFGRYVYAVGSNENATFLTGVNVVKVKTLCFTLTGFLTGIASFLLSSRLTSITAANVGMSFELDAIAAVAIGGTSMSGGRGKIMGTFLGAIMLQMIEGILIAARIPPFLSGLVKGIIIILAVIFQSKKGND is encoded by the coding sequence ATGAGTCAGTTGAATAAAAATCTAGATATGAAAAAAATATATTCTAATTATACATTTGTATTTTCTTTTTTAGTACTTGTTGTAATAGCAACTGCAATAAATCACTCATTCCTGTCATGGACAAATTTATCTACACTTATGCTTCAATCATCTATTAAAGGGATAATAGCACTTGGAATGACTCTTATTATCATATCAGGGCAGATAGATTTGTCAGTAGGGTCGCAATGTGCCCTTGTAGCAGGATTAGGAGTAGTTGTTCTCAATAGAATAGAAAGTCCTTTTATAATGTTGCTCTTCTGTATGGCATTTGGTGCTTTACTAGGAACTATTAATGGACTGATAACAAATAAAGGGAAAATGGCACCTTTCATAGTTACTCTTGCTACAATGAGTGCCTATAGATCTATAATAGTTCAGCTTGGACAGGGCGGGCCTTTTAATATTAAGATGAAGATACTTATGAGCTTTAGGAAAATAGCAGCAGGGAAGTTTTTAGGTGTGCCTAACCTTGCAGTAATCTTTATAATAATAACTATACTTATGGTTATTTTAGTGAAATATACTAAATTTGGAAGATATGTATATGCTGTAGGTTCTAATGAAAATGCTACTTTCCTTACTGGAGTAAATGTAGTAAAAGTAAAAACCTTATGTTTTACACTTACAGGATTTTTAACAGGAATAGCTTCTTTTCTCCTTTCATCAAGACTTACTTCTATCACAGCAGCTAATGTGGGAATGTCTTTTGAGCTGGATGCAATAGCAGCAGTTGCTATTGGTGGAACATCTATGAGTGGAGGAAGAGGAAAAATAATGGGAACTTTCTTGGGAGCTATAATGCTTCAAATGATAGAAGGTATCCTTATAGCAGCTCGTATTCCACCATTTCTGTCAGGTTTGGTAAAAGGAATAATAATAATTTTGGCAGTAATTTTCCAAAGTAAAAAAGGTAATGATTAA
- a CDS encoding sugar ABC transporter ATP-binding protein translates to MLLEMRNIVKCFGPVQALKDVSLSVDKGEIHGLLGENGAGKSTLMNILAGTFPPTQGEIFFNGEKIEDLNTKKTQGMGIRFIHQELNLVNDLTVYENLFLGEELLNKYGFLNKKEMIKRSKEILEKMNLDIDPEMEVRHLETSRKQLVEIAKALLFDARLIIMDEPTTALTNKEIEMLFVLMRRLKEQGVTMIYISHKMPELFSICDRYTVLRDGMFIESGYFKDINERKATELLVGRCIENEKIEKEKISEEILMEVKNITSEGKFKDISFNLRKGEVVAVTGLHGDGRDQLAEALYGVCKIDSGEVWINGKKLGYRSIKDTVENGISMVQRNRKERSIIKDMSILNNFSVSRFVSKHKKLFIDDKSEIERFDARKKEMSTKIGHYDDYITSLSGGNQQKIIIGRCLELDTDVIILDNPTQGIDVGAKFEIYKIINELAKTGKGIIIFSSEYPEINKVADRCFVMYKGRINKELTRDEFSEINIMHYATGANMEEKI, encoded by the coding sequence ATGCTTTTGGAGATGAGGAATATAGTGAAATGTTTTGGTCCTGTACAGGCTTTGAAAGATGTTTCCCTCAGTGTAGATAAAGGAGAAATACACGGACTGTTAGGAGAGAATGGAGCAGGGAAATCTACTCTGATGAATATTCTGGCAGGGACATTTCCGCCTACACAGGGAGAGATTTTTTTTAATGGAGAGAAAATAGAAGACCTTAATACTAAGAAAACACAGGGAATGGGAATAAGATTTATACATCAGGAATTAAATCTTGTAAATGATCTTACTGTCTATGAAAATCTTTTTCTTGGAGAGGAGCTTCTTAATAAATATGGATTTCTAAATAAGAAAGAAATGATAAAAAGATCTAAAGAAATTCTTGAAAAAATGAATCTGGATATTGACCCTGAAATGGAAGTAAGACATTTGGAAACATCAAGAAAACAGCTTGTTGAAATAGCTAAAGCTCTTCTTTTTGATGCGAGGCTTATAATAATGGATGAGCCTACAACAGCTTTAACTAATAAAGAGATAGAAATGCTTTTTGTTCTTATGAGAAGATTAAAGGAGCAAGGAGTGACTATGATTTATATATCTCATAAAATGCCAGAGCTTTTCAGTATCTGTGACAGATATACAGTGCTTAGAGATGGAATGTTTATAGAAAGTGGTTATTTTAAGGATATAAATGAAAGAAAAGCTACTGAACTTTTAGTGGGAAGATGTATAGAAAATGAAAAGATAGAAAAAGAAAAAATATCAGAAGAAATATTGATGGAAGTAAAAAATATAACTTCAGAAGGAAAATTTAAAGATATATCTTTTAATTTGAGAAAAGGGGAAGTTGTAGCAGTTACAGGGCTGCATGGAGATGGAAGAGATCAGCTTGCAGAGGCGTTGTATGGGGTATGTAAAATAGATTCTGGAGAAGTATGGATAAATGGAAAAAAACTTGGGTATAGAAGTATAAAAGATACAGTGGAAAATGGAATAAGTATGGTACAGAGAAATAGAAAAGAACGTTCTATTATAAAAGATATGAGTATACTTAATAATTTTTCTGTTTCAAGATTTGTTTCAAAACATAAAAAACTTTTTATTGATGATAAATCAGAAATAGAAAGATTTGATGCAAGAAAAAAAGAGATGTCCACAAAAATTGGACACTATGATGACTATATAACATCACTTTCAGGAGGAAATCAGCAGAAGATAATTATAGGAAGATGTCTTGAACTGGATACTGATGTGATAATTCTTGATAATCCTACACAGGGAATAGATGTAGGAGCTAAATTTGAAATTTACAAGATAATCAATGAATTGGCTAAAACTGGAAAGGGAATAATAATATTCAGTTCTGAATATCCAGAGATAAATAAAGTAGCAGATAGGTGTTTTGTAATGTATAAAGGAAGAATAAATAAAGAACTGACAAGAGATGAGTTCAGTGAGATAAACATCATGCACTATGCTACAGGAGCAAATATGGAGGAAAAAATATGA
- a CDS encoding B12-binding domain-containing radical SAM protein, with protein MKIIFIVPAIGKKKGEKYIGTWKMEPLTIAVLKSLTPLDVETVLYDDRIELIDYGAKADAVIIPVETYTAKRSYEIAENFRRRGIKVILGGYHVTLIPKEAEKYADCIITGNAETIWNEVIEDCRSNTLKKKYKGETTYLHIQPDKSIFEGKKYVPVSLVETGRGCCNSCEFCAIAGYYKFHYYPRPHEDIVRDIKDSKHKYHFLVDDNLVADRKNAMELFRKLEPLKIKWAGQGTLNMAKDKDLLTAMKKSGCEIILIGFESLDTDNLKQMNKAVNIMEAERDELVQRIHNAGIGIYATFVFGYDNDTQDTIKKAVEFSKKHNFYTAAFNHLLPFPGTKLYDRLKNDNRLLYDKWWLEENYNYGELAFKPKQMSPEDLSKACQNARKEFASFKTVFKRGIQAMKYSSPMLWSLFWIMNLSINNEIDQKINVPIGRNLDEFPK; from the coding sequence TTGAAAATAATATTTATTGTTCCTGCCATTGGAAAGAAAAAAGGTGAAAAATATATAGGAACATGGAAAATGGAACCTCTTACAATAGCAGTATTAAAATCTCTTACTCCTTTAGATGTAGAAACAGTCCTCTATGATGATAGAATCGAATTGATAGATTATGGAGCTAAAGCTGATGCAGTGATAATTCCTGTGGAAACCTATACTGCTAAGAGAAGCTATGAAATAGCAGAAAATTTCAGGAGAAGAGGAATAAAAGTAATATTAGGTGGATATCATGTAACTTTGATACCCAAAGAAGCAGAAAAGTATGCAGACTGCATTATCACTGGAAATGCAGAGACGATATGGAATGAGGTAATAGAAGACTGCCGTTCCAATACTCTAAAGAAAAAATACAAAGGAGAAACAACATATCTTCATATTCAGCCTGATAAAAGTATATTTGAAGGAAAAAAATATGTACCTGTATCTCTTGTGGAAACAGGGCGAGGATGTTGTAACAGCTGTGAGTTTTGTGCTATAGCAGGATACTATAAATTTCATTACTACCCTAGACCTCATGAAGACATAGTAAGGGATATAAAGGATTCTAAACATAAATATCACTTTTTAGTAGATGATAATCTAGTAGCAGACAGAAAAAATGCCATGGAACTTTTTAGAAAACTAGAACCTTTAAAAATAAAATGGGCTGGACAAGGAACTCTAAATATGGCAAAAGACAAGGATCTTCTTACTGCAATGAAAAAAAGTGGCTGCGAAATAATATTGATAGGTTTTGAAAGTCTTGATACAGATAATCTTAAACAGATGAATAAAGCTGTAAATATCATGGAAGCTGAGCGAGATGAGCTTGTTCAGCGAATACATAATGCTGGAATAGGAATTTATGCTACTTTTGTCTTTGGTTATGACAATGATACCCAAGATACTATAAAAAAGGCAGTTGAATTTTCCAAGAAACATAATTTTTATACAGCAGCATTCAATCATTTACTTCCCTTTCCTGGGACAAAACTCTATGATAGATTGAAAAATGACAACAGACTGTTGTATGATAAATGGTGGCTGGAAGAAAATTACAACTATGGAGAGCTGGCATTTAAACCTAAACAAATGAGTCCTGAAGACCTAAGTAAAGCATGTCAGAATGCAAGAAAGGAATTTGCTTCCTTTAAAACTGTATTCAAAAGAGGAATACAGGCTATGAAATATAGCAGTCCTATGCTGTGGAGCCTCTTTTGGATAATGAATTTAAGTATAAACAATGAAATTGATCAAAAAATAAATGTACCTATAGGGAGGAATTTAGATGAGTTTCCAAAATAA
- a CDS encoding tRNA threonylcarbamoyladenosine dehydratase has protein sequence MIFQRTELLIGKENLEKLQNSHVIVFGVGGVGGFVIEALARAGVGELSIVDFDTVDITNLNRQIIALQDTVGKLKTSVMKDRLLSINPDIKIHEYSEKFSIENYDKFFKGKKYDYIVDAIDLVTSKLVLAETAQNTGTPIISSMGTGNKIEPTMLEVADIYKTSVCPLARVMRKELKNRRIKKLKVVYSKEIPRKPENETGSREKKVNVGSISFVPSSAGLIIASEVVKDICNL, from the coding sequence ATGATATTTCAAAGAACTGAACTTTTGATAGGAAAAGAAAACCTTGAAAAACTTCAAAATTCTCATGTAATAGTATTTGGGGTTGGAGGAGTTGGAGGCTTTGTCATAGAAGCTCTAGCCAGAGCTGGCGTTGGGGAATTATCCATTGTAGATTTTGATACTGTGGATATTACCAATCTCAACAGACAGATTATTGCCTTACAGGATACTGTGGGAAAATTAAAAACTTCTGTTATGAAAGACAGACTTCTTTCTATCAATCCAGATATAAAAATACATGAGTATTCAGAAAAATTTTCAATAGAAAATTATGATAAATTTTTTAAAGGCAAAAAGTATGATTATATAGTAGATGCAATTGATTTAGTGACTTCTAAACTGGTACTAGCTGAAACAGCTCAAAACACTGGTACTCCAATTATTTCTTCTATGGGTACTGGAAATAAAATTGAACCAACAATGCTTGAAGTAGCTGATATCTACAAAACTTCTGTATGTCCTTTAGCTCGTGTTATGAGAAAAGAGTTAAAAAATAGAAGAATAAAAAAATTAAAAGTGGTTTATTCAAAAGAAATCCCCAGAAAACCTGAAAATGAAACTGGGAGCAGAGAAAAAAAGGTAAATGTCGGAAGCATATCTTTTGTTCCTTCAAGTGCTGGGCTTATAATAGCAAGTGAAGTTGTAAAAGATATCTGTAATTTATAG
- a CDS encoding sugar phosphate isomerase/epimerase family protein — MKLGFLTGIMGDMSIYEKIQWAHKIGFETLEVSCWPKTNSRDYSGSDIDVVNFTKEEANKLNAFLKENEMTIVTLAYYDNNLDHDPVKRKGYNDHLMKVIDAASLLGVKNVGTFIGRDMTLPIEENFDEMEKVFKPILEYAKEKNVRIIIENCSMPGWHESGWAGTISYSPELWDEMFKRLPYDNFGLNYDPSHLLWLGIDYIQALKDYKDKIFEVHAKDTEVFEDKKKYYSILGKQLGRKDSWDLGFWRHRMPGKGDIDWKKFIDTLKEIGYDDELVIEHEDLEYQDTVEKVKEGLELGYKYLKERM; from the coding sequence ATGAAATTAGGATTTTTAACTGGGATTATGGGAGATATGTCAATATATGAAAAAATACAATGGGCTCATAAGATAGGATTTGAAACATTAGAAGTTTCATGCTGGCCTAAAACAAATTCCAGAGATTATTCAGGAAGCGATATAGATGTAGTAAATTTTACTAAAGAAGAGGCAAATAAGTTGAATGCTTTTCTTAAAGAAAATGAGATGACAATTGTAACTCTTGCTTATTATGACAATAATCTGGATCATGATCCTGTGAAGAGAAAAGGATATAATGATCATCTAATGAAAGTAATAGATGCAGCCTCACTTTTAGGAGTAAAAAATGTAGGAACTTTCATAGGAAGAGATATGACCCTTCCAATAGAGGAAAATTTTGATGAGATGGAAAAAGTTTTCAAGCCTATACTTGAGTATGCGAAAGAAAAAAATGTAAGAATAATAATAGAAAACTGTTCTATGCCAGGGTGGCATGAAAGCGGATGGGCAGGGACTATCTCATATTCTCCAGAATTGTGGGATGAGATGTTTAAAAGACTTCCATATGATAATTTTGGATTGAATTACGATCCATCACATTTATTATGGCTGGGAATAGACTATATTCAAGCTTTGAAAGATTACAAGGATAAAATATTTGAAGTTCATGCTAAAGATACAGAGGTATTTGAGGATAAGAAAAAATATTACAGTATTTTAGGAAAGCAATTAGGGAGAAAGGATAGCTGGGATCTGGGATTCTGGAGACATAGAATGCCAGGAAAAGGTGATATAGACTGGAAAAAATTTATTGATACACTAAAAGAAATTGGGTATGATGATGAGTTGGTAATAGAGCATGAAGATTTAGAGTATCAGGATACAGTTGAAAAAGTAAAAGAGGGTCTTGAATTGGGGTATAAATATTTAAAGGAAAGGATGTAG
- a CDS encoding Gfo/Idh/MocA family protein, which translates to MKKIRVGIIGCGSITEKRHAPEYLDNPHVEIAAFYDLNKKRAELMVEKFGGKAVDEYMDILNDPEIDAVSDCTPNNMHCIISTKAMELGKHVLCEKPMTKNVEEAEKIADMQKKTGKIFMMDHNQRFTEAHKRVREIIRSGELGKVITFRTTFGHGGPESWTESKSKNTWFFQKDKCEFGVIGDLGVHKIDLIRYLTDSEFESVCGMGGTLHKTFENGDPVEVYDNAICVLKMVCGAIGTGTFSWTYYGQEDNSTVLYMEKGIIRIYDDPKYQIKIIYEDGKMEELEVEAIQTNDNQTKTGVIDAFVNTILRNEESPVTAEDGLISIKVVKGIIKAIEEKKEIKL; encoded by the coding sequence ATGAAGAAAATAAGGGTAGGAATAATTGGATGCGGTTCTATAACTGAAAAAAGACATGCTCCTGAATATCTGGATAATCCCCATGTGGAAATAGCAGCATTTTATGATTTGAATAAAAAAAGAGCTGAATTAATGGTAGAAAAATTTGGTGGAAAAGCTGTAGATGAATATATGGATATTTTAAATGATCCAGAAATAGATGCAGTAAGTGATTGTACTCCTAATAATATGCACTGTATTATCTCTACAAAAGCTATGGAGCTTGGGAAACATGTATTGTGTGAAAAGCCTATGACTAAAAATGTAGAGGAAGCAGAGAAAATAGCAGATATGCAGAAAAAAACTGGAAAAATATTTATGATGGATCATAATCAGAGATTTACAGAAGCTCATAAAAGAGTGAGAGAGATAATAAGAAGTGGAGAATTAGGAAAAGTAATCACTTTCAGAACTACTTTTGGACATGGAGGCCCTGAATCATGGACAGAGAGTAAATCTAAAAATACATGGTTTTTCCAAAAAGATAAATGTGAATTTGGGGTAATAGGAGATTTGGGAGTTCATAAAATAGATCTTATCAGATATCTTACAGACTCAGAATTTGAAAGTGTATGTGGAATGGGAGGAACTCTTCATAAAACTTTTGAGAATGGAGATCCTGTAGAAGTTTATGACAATGCAATCTGTGTATTAAAAATGGTATGTGGAGCAATAGGGACAGGAACTTTCAGCTGGACATATTATGGACAGGAAGATAATTCAACTGTTTTGTATATGGAGAAGGGGATAATTAGAATATATGATGATCCTAAATATCAGATTAAAATAATCTATGAAGATGGAAAAATGGAAGAGCTGGAAGTTGAAGCTATACAGACAAATGACAATCAGACAAAAACTGGTGTAATAGATGCTTTTGTAAATACTATTTTAAGAAATGAAGAATCTCCTGTAACAGCAGAAGATGGACTTATTTCTATAAAAGTAGTAAAAGGAATAATAAAAGCTATTGAAGAGAAAAAGGAGATAAAATTATAA
- a CDS encoding LacI family DNA-binding transcriptional regulator, producing MKINDVAEYAGVSLATVSRVINGKNVKKETRERVEEAIKKLNYTPNFMASSLQRTKSNMLLIIVPEISNPYYSAILEGVEVTAKSMGYNIILGSSYSSEAQLLDYLTLLNTKLVDGIILMEKIKKDKIMEKIKDENVFKKIVQCSEYIEENGLTYVTIDHKKAAYEAVSHLISIGKKDIYLFSMKKNYTYSTLRREGLIEAMRDNGLEFKKENEILLDELSIKEAQKHMNIILNNREVKNIGIFAVSDVIAIGILKALNTKNMKIPQEAAVIGFDNIDFSAVTEPSLTTVSQPGYELGAESVKSLVRKITGEYSDPEKIILDHELIVRETTNKFVLK from the coding sequence ATGAAAATAAATGATGTAGCAGAATATGCAGGAGTTTCATTAGCTACTGTTTCAAGAGTTATAAATGGGAAAAATGTAAAAAAAGAAACAAGGGAAAGGGTAGAGGAAGCTATAAAAAAATTAAATTATACACCAAATTTTATGGCAAGCAGCCTTCAAAGAACTAAAAGCAATATGCTTTTGATAATAGTTCCAGAGATATCAAATCCTTATTATTCTGCCATTTTAGAGGGAGTAGAAGTAACAGCTAAAAGTATGGGGTATAATATTATTTTAGGAAGCAGCTACTCATCAGAAGCACAATTATTAGATTATCTCACTCTGTTGAATACCAAACTTGTAGATGGAATAATACTTATGGAGAAAATAAAAAAAGATAAGATAATGGAAAAAATAAAAGATGAAAACGTTTTCAAAAAGATAGTTCAGTGCAGTGAGTATATAGAGGAAAATGGACTTACTTATGTGACTATAGATCATAAAAAAGCTGCTTATGAAGCTGTAAGTCATCTTATATCAATAGGGAAGAAAGATATATATCTTTTCTCAATGAAAAAAAATTATACATATTCTACATTAAGAAGAGAGGGATTAATAGAAGCTATGAGAGATAATGGACTGGAATTTAAAAAGGAAAATGAAATACTTTTAGATGAATTGTCTATAAAAGAAGCTCAGAAACATATGAATATAATTTTAAATAATAGAGAGGTAAAAAATATAGGAATATTTGCAGTATCTGATGTGATAGCTATAGGAATATTAAAAGCTCTCAATACTAAAAATATGAAAATACCACAGGAAGCAGCAGTAATAGGATTTGACAATATAGATTTTTCAGCAGTTACAGAACCATCACTTACAACAGTATCACAGCCAGGATATGAATTAGGAGCAGAATCAGTAAAAAGCTTGGTGAGAAAAATAACAGGAGAATACAGTGATCCTGAAAAAATCATTTTAGACCATGAGCTTATAGTCAGAGAAACAACCAATAAATTTGTTTTAAAGTAG
- a CDS encoding B12-binding domain-containing radical SAM protein: MRIVFLAPSGAMHRYNGNFGKVLHYAPLTLTTLASLIPAEIDADVEIFDESSEKIPLNLKADLIVITCITGTAQRCYAYSDYFRSRGIKTVLGGVHPSLMPDEALKHADVVMTGFSEFTFPQMIMDFKLKQLKRLYVQGNDFSMGGKPLPRRDLLKKGYITKNTIEAVRGCSLPCTFCAYPAAFGKKIYKRPVKEVIEEIETFNSKIVLFPDVNLIADREYALELFREMIPLNKYWLGLATSSVGIDDELIDIFHKSGCKGLLIGFESISQDSQKYVNKGINNVNGYSELMKRLHDNGILVQGCFAFGGDEEDVSVFERTVEAVIKSKIDLPRYSILTPFPKTDFYAELEKQGRIIEHNWAMYDVEHCVFQPKKMTKKQLEDGTAWAWNETYKAKNILKRLAPFNHSPWLSFPLNFGYRNYAKKYEYFTKEVMCDNSDIPLSEGGNKN; this comes from the coding sequence ATGAGGATAGTTTTCTTAGCTCCATCTGGGGCTATGCACAGATATAATGGAAATTTTGGGAAGGTGCTTCATTATGCGCCTCTTACTCTCACAACACTGGCATCACTTATACCTGCAGAAATAGATGCAGATGTTGAAATATTTGATGAATCATCTGAAAAAATACCTTTAAATCTAAAAGCTGACCTCATTGTTATTACATGTATTACAGGAACTGCTCAAAGATGTTATGCTTATTCAGATTATTTTAGAAGTAGAGGGATAAAAACTGTCCTTGGGGGGGTGCATCCTTCTCTTATGCCAGATGAAGCTCTAAAACATGCAGACGTTGTAATGACAGGATTTTCAGAATTTACATTTCCTCAGATGATAATGGATTTTAAACTAAAACAATTAAAAAGACTCTATGTACAGGGAAATGATTTTTCTATGGGAGGAAAGCCATTACCAAGAAGAGATCTATTGAAAAAAGGATACATAACAAAAAATACAATAGAAGCTGTAAGAGGCTGCTCTCTTCCTTGTACTTTCTGTGCCTATCCTGCAGCTTTTGGAAAGAAAATATATAAACGTCCTGTGAAGGAAGTAATAGAAGAAATAGAAACTTTTAACTCAAAAATAGTTCTCTTTCCAGATGTAAATCTCATAGCAGACAGAGAATATGCACTAGAACTTTTTAGAGAAATGATACCTCTAAATAAATACTGGCTGGGGCTGGCAACATCATCTGTTGGAATAGATGATGAACTGATAGATATTTTTCATAAAAGTGGATGCAAAGGTCTTCTTATAGGTTTTGAATCTATCTCTCAGGACTCTCAAAAATATGTGAACAAGGGAATAAATAATGTAAATGGATATTCAGAACTTATGAAGAGGCTTCATGATAATGGAATACTTGTACAAGGATGCTTTGCTTTTGGAGGAGATGAAGAGGATGTTTCTGTTTTCGAAAGAACAGTGGAAGCTGTAATAAAATCAAAAATTGATCTCCCTAGATATAGTATTCTTACACCTTTCCCTAAAACTGATTTTTATGCTGAATTGGAAAAACAAGGAAGAATAATAGAACATAATTGGGCAATGTACGATGTAGAGCATTGTGTATTCCAACCTAAAAAAATGACAAAAAAACAATTAGAAGATGGAACTGCATGGGCATGGAATGAAACATATAAAGCAAAAAATATTTTAAAGAGGTTGGCTCCTTTTAATCATAGTCCATGGCTTTCTTTTCCTTTAAATTTTGGCTATAGAAATTATGCAAAAAAATATGAGTATTTCACTAAAGAAGTTATGTGTGATAACTCAGATATACCTTTATCAGAAGGAGGAAATAAGAATTGA